A single window of Aquipuribacter sp. SD81 DNA harbors:
- a CDS encoding pyridoxamine 5'-phosphate oxidase family protein yields the protein MAKVYDDGIDERMASWLVAQPVFTVATAPLAADGHVNVSPKGMAGTFVVRSPWQVAYLDYSGSGAETIAHLRDNGRITLMFASYDARPTIVRLYGRGEAVLAGDARFPALRAEFTKTETAGQRCVVLVDLDRVSDACGYAVPRMELLGERDTLDVSHARREDGFFEDYWRRRNAESIDGLPAVPVPPTTGSPPSDARGSTAWTH from the coding sequence ATGGCGAAGGTCTACGACGACGGCATCGACGAGCGCATGGCGAGCTGGCTCGTCGCCCAGCCGGTGTTCACGGTGGCGACGGCACCGCTCGCGGCCGACGGCCACGTCAACGTCTCGCCCAAGGGCATGGCGGGCACGTTCGTCGTCCGCTCGCCGTGGCAGGTCGCCTACCTCGACTACAGCGGCTCGGGCGCGGAGACGATCGCGCACCTGCGGGACAACGGCCGCATCACGCTCATGTTCGCCTCGTACGACGCTCGCCCCACGATCGTGCGGCTGTACGGGCGCGGTGAGGCCGTCCTCGCCGGTGACGCGCGCTTCCCCGCCCTGCGGGCGGAGTTCACCAAGACGGAGACGGCCGGCCAGCGCTGTGTGGTCCTCGTCGACCTCGACCGGGTGTCCGACGCGTGCGGCTACGCCGTGCCGCGCATGGAGCTCCTCGGCGAGCGCGACACGCTCGACGTCAGCCACGCCCGCCGCGAGGACGGCTTCTTCGAGGACTACTGGCGGCGCCGCAACGCCGAGAGCATCGACGGGCTGCCCGCCGTCCCGGTGCCACCGACGACTGGCTCGCCCCCTTCCGACGCACGTGGGAGCACCGCATGGACGCACTGA
- a CDS encoding SRPBCC family protein: MTAHVTGRLDGSGEDRDLVLERRFDTGVEDVWSAITDPERLGRWFGTWTGDPASGSVRFRFTAEGEDVPESVYDVRVCEPPRSLRVRTVDEHGTWDLSAHVEPDGDGARLTFRHRLVDPDALGDTGPGWEYYLDRLVAAVEGGDVSAVDWDRDYYPVLREPYEGVARDVPSPP; encoded by the coding sequence GTGACCGCCCACGTCACCGGGCGTCTCGACGGCTCTGGCGAGGACCGGGACCTCGTGCTCGAGCGCCGCTTCGACACGGGGGTCGAGGACGTGTGGTCGGCGATCACCGACCCCGAGCGGCTCGGACGCTGGTTCGGCACGTGGACGGGCGACCCGGCGAGCGGGTCCGTCCGCTTCCGCTTCACCGCCGAGGGCGAGGACGTCCCGGAGTCCGTGTACGACGTCCGCGTGTGCGAGCCGCCGCGGTCGCTGCGGGTGCGGACGGTCGACGAGCACGGCACGTGGGACCTGTCCGCCCACGTCGAGCCCGACGGCGACGGCGCACGCCTCACCTTCCGCCACCGCCTGGTCGACCCCGACGCCCTCGGCGACACCGGGCCGGGCTGGGAGTACTACCTCGACCGGCTCGTCGCCGCCGTCGAGGGCGGCGACGTCTCCGCCGTCGACTGGGACCGCGACTACTACCCGGTGCTCAGGGAGCCGTACGAGGGCGTGGCCCGGGACGTCCCCAGCCCTCCGTAG